ACCAGCGACCGGTCCCCGTCGTAGAGGGCCACCACGTCTGCCGGGGCGCAGCGGTCGTCGAGCAGGCTCCGGAGGCTCGCGCGCAGCGAGTCCTCGACGTCGGTGTAGAGCAGGTCGAGGTCGTCGGTCGTCGCGTGCGTCATCGGGGCAGGTCCTTCCAGGCGATGTCCTTGTCGACCCGGGGCTCAGGGGGCAGTCCGAGCACCCGCTCGGCGACGATGTTGCGCAAGATCTCCGAGGTGCCGCCCTCGATCGAGTTGCCCTTGGCCCGCAGGTACCGGTATCCGGCGCCACGGCCGGTGAACTCGACGGTCTCGGGCCGGACCATGGTCCAGTCGTCGTAGCGCAGCCCGTCCTCACCGAGCAGCTCCAGCTCCAGCCCGGACAGCTGCTGGGCCAGCCGTGCGAAGCTCAGCTTCATCGCCGAGCCCTCCGGTCCCGGCGCCCCGACCGCCAGCTTCTGCTGCAGCCTGCGGCCGGTCAACCGGGCCACCTCCGCCTCCACCCACAGCGAGACCAGGCGCGCGTGCAGCTGCGGGGTGCGCAGCTCGGGGTGCTCACGCCAGGTGGTCGCCACCACCCCCGCCATCCCGCTCTCGCGCGGCGCCGCGCCGCCGCCGATCGCGACGCGCTCGCTCATCAGGGTCGCGGTGGCCACCCTCCACCCGTCGCCCTCCGCACCCACCCGCTGCGCGTCCGGGATCCGCACGTCGGTGAGGAACACCTCGTTGAACTCGGCCTCGCCGGTCATCTGCCGCAGCGGACGAACCTCGACGCCAGGGTCGCTCATGTCGCACACGAAGTAGGTCAGGCCGGCGTGCTTGGGCACCGCCGGGTCGGTGCGAGCCACGAGGATCGCCCACCGGGCACGGTGCGCGCTGGAGGTCCACACCTTCTGCCCGTTGACCACCCAGTCCTCGCCCGAACGCACTGCCCGGGTGCCCAGCGCCGCGAGGTCGGACCCGGCGCCAGGCTCGCTGAACAGCTGGCACCAGACCTCCTCACCGGTCCACAGCGGCTCCAGGAAGCGGCGCTGCTGCTCCTCGGTGCCGAACGCCAGGAGCGTCGGTGCCGCCATGCCGAGGCCGATCCCGTTGCGTCGCGGGTCGTTGTCGGGCGCCCCCGCGGTCGCGAGCAGCTGGTCGACGTACGTCTGGTCCGACGCGGGCAGCCCGAGCCCACCGAGGCCCTC
The DNA window shown above is from Nocardioides mesophilus and carries:
- a CDS encoding acyl-CoA dehydrogenase family protein; amino-acid sequence: MSGGTDRHEGLRARVEALLAGYDPRSTERPAFLRARFAAGLAWVHFPEGLGGLGLPASDQTYVDQLLATAGAPDNDPRRNGIGLGMAAPTLLAFGTEEQQRRFLEPLWTGEEVWCQLFSEPGAGSDLAALGTRAVRSGEDWVVNGQKVWTSSAHRARWAILVARTDPAVPKHAGLTYFVCDMSDPGVEVRPLRQMTGEAEFNEVFLTDVRIPDAQRVGAEGDGWRVATATLMSERVAIGGGAAPRESGMAGVVATTWREHPELRTPQLHARLVSLWVEAEVARLTGRRLQQKLAVGAPGPEGSAMKLSFARLAQQLSGLELELLGEDGLRYDDWTMVRPETVEFTGRGAGYRYLRAKGNSIEGGTSEILRNIVAERVLGLPPEPRVDKDIAWKDLPR